Genomic DNA from Mauremys reevesii isolate NIE-2019 unplaced genomic scaffold, ASM1616193v1 Contig97, whole genome shotgun sequence:
CTAATTCTGTCTTGTGCTTGTCAGGTAAACAGTTTACTAACTGTAATCTAACCTTGTTAATTTCAGCACACTTAGTTGTGAACTGATCACCGATGCCCCAATGCTAAGGGCATGTCAAGATTCAAAGATCATCTACTTGTGaattcagcaaagagtcctgtggctccttatagactaacagacgtattggagcatgcgctcgtgggtgaatacccacttcgccgaATGTATGATGTATTCATccacaaagctcatgctccaatacgtctcttagtctataaggtgccacaggactctttgccgcttttacagatccagactaacacggctccccctctgatacttgggaaTTGTCCCTCTGAAGAGAGGCAGTAGTTTTAATGGTGTGTGGCGGGAGGGAGTTGATTCACTTATGTCTGAGGAGCACGAAAGAGCTGAAGGGACTTTGCTCAGGTTTACTGAATTTTTTACCTAAGTTCCAGTGGAGACCAAGCATGGAAAGCTTGATCTGAAAAGGCACAGGATCATGAGCTTGTGAAAACGGACTTTAACTGAAGCCATTTTACCATCTGAGCTACAGTATTTACACTGCAGCCAACGTTGCAAGATAAAGCCAGGGTGAGATGTACTGTCAATAGGAGCACTGCACATGCAGCGAGAAAACACCCTGGAAGGGGTCACAGCTGAGGGTCTACAGGGCATTTGCTATAACCAGTGCTCAAGACTCAGTGAATTGGTTCAATGACCCCACATTTGGGAAGTGCAGGGCTCATTTCACTGCAGCTGTAGCAGCCACCAGCCAGTCTCTGCTATTTCAGGAGGGTGAAGTCATCCTCCTGTGCACATGTGCTTACAGCACGTCACATGATCTCACCGCTAAACTCCTGCTGTTGCTTATACACATCATCCCaccccagacagactcagcccAGGGGAACCGTTACAGAGTTCCATGGCTGAAGTATGCCACATTGACTCAGCTGGGGCTGAACCTAGCAACTTTGCTTGCACTGTGGTGGGTTCACCGCAATTAGTTACTGACAAACGGCCACACTCCTACACTGAGGTGCTGCATCTTGCAGCTGGTTTTGAGCTTCATTGCTTTGCAAAGGTGTCAATTGTATACGAGCTTCTCCTCTAGACAGACAGTACGGAAAACTTCCCAGCTTGCTTCCCTATGTCAGGGTATAGGGAATTCAGAGGCCATCACTGGCCTGTGTTGAGATACAGCAAGGGGGGCCACCTTGCTATTAGCATCAGCCATCAACTCAAGTATTACAGACAAGTGCACTTAGCACCACATGGAGAAAGAGGAACCTCCCATCACCTGTGTTGAGGCCAGGACAGCTCCTAGCAGTGTGCAGGCTTGGTCCTGGATGTGTCACACAGGCATGTCAGGGTTACACCCCATCCCCCTGGTGTATTTTCTCAAGGAGCCAGGGTGGATCTGTTTCGATGGTGGACTAAGCatgcttctctcttcccctcctgcttGGGTGGCACATTAGCCCCCCTTGCAGTGGGTTTTGTTGTAAAGACACATTTAGAggcatggggcagttcacacctctcagggtGGCTGTTTCTGGCCATCCGCTGGCTCAAGCCAGGTCATCACTACAGCCTTCTGCCAGCATGGCTGGATCGGGGGGGTGACCCCTGTGTAACACACCTGTGCCTGCACCAAGCCTGGAGTGCAGATACACAGCAGAACTGCACTGTTACTGGGACAGCTTGTTTCTGCGGCGGGGAGAGTCTGGAATAATCCATGGGGGCAAAGCCTTTCAAGGGAGGGCCAGACCCCAGGCAGACATCGCCACGTTGGTTagtctcaggtcacattttccatccactgccctgcagccaggagggTCAGAAGTGGGATCCCAGGCACTGAAGCTTTAGGCCTGGGTCTATAGTTTGTCTATGCACTGATCTGGCTCTGGGAAGTGAAtcagccctgcctccagcataGACCTGTCAGGCACAATCCATCACCCACATCCCAGGCAGCTCAAAACCAAAAGGGAATGGAGAGGCTTATCTGAAAGGGTCTTTAGGAGACAGGCCACCCTCCAGCAGGAGCAGAtcactggctgggctctgggtcacACAGAGAATCCAGGGGTTTGTCTCAGGGGCTTTCCTCTTAGGAACTCCTAGgctgctgcctcttcctgcttAAATACCTGCCCTGCTAAGCCCAGCTGGAAGCTGGCTGCCTCTAattggcaggctgagcagggcctctggggccTGGCTCCCTTTGCAGAACATTAACCCTTTTCCATCTGATTGAGCGTGGGACACATTCACCCCAGCGCTGACACACTCCAGAAGCCTTCTCAGCCCCTGGGCTGTCGTTCCATTTgcttcctgcccagcagcctcactGTGCGCAAGGCTTGTGTCACTTTTGGAGGTGGAGAATTTCCCCCACCcgcttcagtggagtgactcctgagttaccctgggggggagaaaggagaatccGGGCCCCTAATTATGTAGCAgttgctgctttccccagcagcGGCTGTTCATGctgcaggagctcagggctgggctttcTCCCTGGGCTTTTGTTTCCCCGCAGGCTGCACGGTGGGGCTCTCCATGGTCATTAGAagcagaggccagtgggcagcTCTCAGCACCCAAGTTGCTCCCCCAGAGGACAGAGcagcctcctgcctccttctgtgctgcctgcccagcagcccccttcctcGCCCGCTCCAGCCCTCTCTGCCCCGGAGCCGCCTGAGAGCGCAGCCAGGGGAAGCGCCGGCCGGCTGGGGGGGCAGCTCGTGTTCCTTCCCTCCTGGGGAACGTTCTGTGCCTGCTGagagccccttcccccactcgcCAGGGGTCCCGCACGctgtctcctgccacagccccacaaGCCAGGCTCTGCAAAGGGGCTGCCTGCCGCCTGCTGGTGCCTGCTGCCGCGGGAGCCGCCACTTCAGGGCTGGGTAACAGGCTGCCACTACCCCCCCGCCCGCAGTAACCAGGCTGTTAGTGTCCGGTCACTACGTCTGACCGAACACGCCAGGTTCCCTTTTCAGCTGGACTTTCTGGTCAGAAACCGCACACCTGGCAACCCTCATTTCTGATTCTGTGCTAGCAGCTGCGTATTGCTCCCACTGCCAAACGTGGTGCGTGACTCGTATCCCCCTTTTCCAGAGGCGCTtgcagccccactgaagccaatggcgctAGGCCGAGTTTCACCCGCAGCGGATCTGGCCTACTCCGCAGTGTTTCTCAAGTACCGTAGCGCAGCCTGGCACTCCGGGCTGGCTGCCGGTGGGCCGCGGACGGCAGGATAGCAGcggggagctcagcccagccagCTCAGTGCGGGGCAGCAGGCATGCAGTGTTTAAAAGGAGAGCAGGGACATTGGACATGGCAGTTTGGTGGAAGGGGGAAGTCAGGCCTACGTGGATTCagcagagggtgaccagatgtcccgattttatagggacagtcccgatatttggggctttttcttatataggctcctattacccccatccccgtcccgattgttcacacttgctgtctggtcaccctaattcagcATCTTCTAGACttttaagccagaagggaccattagatcatctggtctgacctgacTAATAGGCAAATCTCATGCAGAGCGGCAGGGGTGGCCCGCAGTGAGTGActaacagagctgggaattagaGACGCCAGCTCAGGCCTCAGCAGAGCAATAAGTGTTTGTTGTCCTAGGAGGTGGGTGGAACTGCACAGATGCACAATGGCAAGATGGCTGCCATCTGGACTGCTGCAAagccagctgtgtggggcctGCTGAAATGGTCATCTTGATTCGCCAGCGTATTACTCCTGCTGGCATGACACATTGGTCAGGGGAGTAGGGCCAGTTATATTCCACCTGCTTTCAGATGGATTCAGAATCCAGACTAAAACGCTGGCTCCTCTGCCCGGTGATCACGTCAAAAGACTTtattgtgtggaagagaaattgtTCAGGAAGAGAGACTcaatctcaggggaaagtgacgcCACTCGGTTCTAAAGATCCTACGGCCCAGGAGAGTTGAGACAAGTCTGATACGTTTCAAGTCACAGCAGACACGTGCCGGGCTCGGTTTctcaatttttttaattatttttttggtttgtataAAAGAGCCCATGTTCTAGGAAGATAATTAACATGGGAATTTGTATTTCTTTCCCCCAGCAATTTTCTGGCACAAATCATGTTAGATTTAAGAGCAAAAGCCAGAGATGGGGACAAATGGGgaacaggggagagaaaaagaaaaaacagacaagAGGGAAATTGTCTGCAAAAATACTGGAGTTAGCAACTGCTCTTTGGTTTCTATCATTTATAGCCACAAAGATACTTTACATTGAAATGAGACCAAACATTTTCATGTGCCTAGAAGAGAGGCTGGGatgtggaagggagagaggagaagggtcttTTCTTATCATCATTCAAATTCATTCTTTGTCTTGGCCATTTCATTCATCTTGAAGGGATTCACTGCTTTGTTCTAGAGGGAAGCAAGCTTGCCTGTGTCCATAGCCCGACTTCCGGGAGCTCTCCACGACAGCTCTCCTTCGGCCAAACCATCCCACGGGTCTGATTCCACACCCCGTGTACCAGGAAGGGTCGATATCAGGGTCTAGAAGGCAAAGGCCAGGAAGTCTTTAGAACGTGAGGCTGAGGACTAATTCTCCTGAGCATGTGTCACAGCCACCTGCTTGGGATGGAGAAGGAGGGACTTCCCGAGCTAAAACCATGGACTGGTCCAGCTGGAGTTAAAGCTCCCAAGCTCTAGGCTGTGATCgctcatatcctctgtggctcAGGCTCAGGCCCCAACCTGTAACATACACTTGCCAGTGGTTGCACCTGCCTTGTCATTGCCGGTGGTGAGCAGGTGGCGTGGCCTtcgcttattttaaaatgacaatgtcTTTTGCACAGTaatgcaggagggaagggggtagCCATACAGAGGACTGGGTGACTCAGGGCACTGGGAATGGGGTGCAACCCTCTTCCCCTGTCTGGTTCCCGTTGTGCCAGGCCTATGGAGAAGCACAGGACTCGATTCTCCAGGGACTGCCGTCCAGCCCCTTTCACAACCACCGCTAAAAACCAACAGCAGGCACCCTGAGCCACGCAGCGCAAACAGGGCCCTGCTGGGGTGACGGGAACCAAGGGCCACATTCTTGGCTTGGAGCAgatcctttgaaatcagtggggctctgctGATTCACagccgctgaggatctggcccatgtgcttagttctctggctctgcagtgaCTCACTTGCTGACATGCGACCTGTGCGTCCTCGCGGCAGTTAGAACATGGGCTTTGTGCTATGAGCACGTGGGGCCCTGTCATCCTGAGACTGCCGACAGCCCGGTGTGTGTATAGGCTGCCCCACCACCAGAGCACCAGGCAACTCCATTGCCCAAGCTAATTCAGGTGGGctggggagtcaggagagctgggttctaaccCTGCCTGTCACCTCGAGAAAGTCACCGCCCCTGTGTCTGGTGTGTTTATATTGCAAACTCATTCAGGAAGGGCTGTTACTGCCAGGGGTGTGCCTGGCGCTTAGCACAGAGCGGCCTGATCGCGTCGGGTGCCACCGGGTGCTGCCGTGACACACGTTGTAGGAAGAGATTTGCTGGACAGGCTGATTAAAAACTGCAAGTTTTTGAGTTCTGCTGTCTGGAAAGTTCCTCTAGACTTTTCCTGGCTCATGGAATCTGCAACGCGGCTGGGCCAGGAAACTCCGTCTGTTGGCCCTTTGTAGGCCTTGCTGGGGAGAACGGCCTTCGGGGTGGGCgggaggaagggggtgaaaaGATGTAAGGAATTGTTTTAGAGTGTCTGAAGTCTCTCTAAAGGACCGTTTTGAAGTCCAGCTCCTGGACTGAGCCagagcagagtggctgggtgagggaggAGCAAGAGGGGGATTCTGGAAGGACAAGATCAAAGCCTAGATAATGAAAGGACAGAAAGCTCAGCCATCTCACGCTGCAGCCTCTAGCCTTGCAGTGACCCGCAATGTTGCACGTTCACCGGCAGAGGGCGCTGCTACACAGGCCCGAGCACACAGTAACTAGCAATGACAGCCTTAACCCAGAGGCCTTTTCAAAAACTTTTGCTGCATTTGAACAACTCCACGTGTTTGGGGTCAGGTTGGGACAAGTCCTTACAcaggtgtgtgcgtgcgtgcaaggagaccctgctcctgccatgccaggCCCATGCCCGGCTGCGGTCAGTGTGCACGGGGAGatacagggaggaggcagagtggcttgaggtgctctgagtgcgggcagACTTCATACGCGCACAGCGCTGCTCCTGCACCTCTGCACTACACCCTGTTCAACGCCTGGGCGCTCTGGAGACTCTCCACCCTGTGACTAAACCAGGCTCTGAACATAGGCTACcatgggagagagacaggagaagCCTCTCTATTAAACACTGACCCTGCCATGCCACCCACTGATACCGTCACCGACCTCCTAGGCTCTTCTGTGCTGGGTCCAATTATCTGGGGAGGGCagacaaaagggggggggggggggcagcagagccaTTTGGGGTGGCTCTGCGCCagtctgcaccagctgaggagctggcctggctgctgcagtTACAGGGACTTACTCCTGATTTCCATGGATCGCTCGTGGAGTCGGCATtcggctttgggcagggccagacagatgagcagcaggtacatgaagcaggcagccagcagtttcattcccttcagctcccccaagGCTTGTGGCTGGTGCCGGAATTTAGCAAGGTGTGAGTCCAGCCTGCAGAAACAGAGACCAGGAGAGTTAATGAGACCTcatcttgggtgggggtggggtgagcaaATCAATCCACTCTCTGGAGAGACACTCACTGAATAACAGGAATTACAGCTGTTCCCAGGAAACTGGAGGAAACATGGAAGTGCCAACGTTTTGAAACGggtttttgttccaaattggactgaaaagctgaaattgcccgcaaaataaaaaattccaaaaatttaaatttggaaccattaaaatgttttgtttagttaaTGTCAAAGCAATACACACTATTAAACCATCAATCTTAAATACATTACAATTAACGgtttaatataaaagtcaaaacgaAACAAATGAAAATGAGGAGATTCAAAACGCTGTGTTTTGACTCTATCAATATGAACCACTTCAACATTAtcgaaacaaaaccagaaagtcaAAACGGTTCATTTTGGTTCTTTATGCATCTAAAATGTTGTCAGAATTGACACATTCCCGCAAAATAGTTGGactttgacaaa
This window encodes:
- the LOC120395133 gene encoding uncharacterized protein LOC120395133 isoform X2 yields the protein MGEVDRQADKGGIVGRVEAVGPDKKKRRLDSHLAKFRHQPQALGELKGMKLLAACFMYLLLICLALPKAECRLHERSMEIRSRSPQQGLQRANRRSFLAQPRCRFHEPGKV
- the LOC120395133 gene encoding prolactin-releasing peptide-like isoform X1; the protein is MGEVDRQADKGGIVGRVEAVGPDKKKRRLDSHLAKFRHQPQALGELKGMKLLAACFMYLLLICLALPKAECRLHERSMEIRNPDIDPSWYTGCGIRPVGWFGRRRAVVESSRKSGYGHRQACFPLEQSSESLQDE